A region of Oryctolagus cuniculus chromosome 3, mOryCun1.1, whole genome shotgun sequence DNA encodes the following proteins:
- the WDR75 gene encoding WD repeat-containing protein 75, which translates to MVEQESPRVVRCGGSELNFRRAVFSADSKYIFCVSGDFVKVYSTATEECVHILHGHRNLVTGVQLNPNNHLQLYSCSFDGTIKLWDYIDGILIKTFIVGHKLYALFTLARAEDSVFVTISKEEPDVFQLVSVKLPKSSSQEVEATELSFVLDYINQSPKCVAFGNEGEYVAAVRDFYLSVYFFKKKTTSRFTLSSSRNKKNAKNNFTCVACHPTEDCIASGHLDGKIRLWRNFNDDKKYTYTCLHWHHDIVMDLAFSVMGTSLLSGGRESVLVEWRDATEKNKEFLPRLGATIEHISVSPAGDLFCTSHSDNKMMIIHRNLEVSAVIQGLVKDRNIFTGLMIDPRTKALVLNGKPGHLQFYSLQSDKQLYNLDIIQQEYINDYGLIQIELTKAAFDYSGNWLATVEQRQEKEAELELQMKLWTYNKKTQGFVLNTKINMPHEDHITALCFCNTEKSDNPTLVTASKDGHFKVWILTDDSDIYKKAVGWTCDFVGSYHKYQATNCCFCEDGSLLAVSFEEIVTIWDSETWELKCTFCQRAGKIRHLCFGRLTCSKYLLGTTESGVLCCWNLLSCALEWSAKLNVSIMEPDPESENIAAVSQSSVGSDLFVFKPSEPRPLYIQKDISREEVQWGVFVPRDIPESFTSEAYQWLNRSQFYFLTKSQSLLTFSTKSPEEKLTPTSKQLLAEESLPTTPFYFILGKHRQQQDEKFHENSENELVQLPLTENIPAVNELLHTPAHVLPSASFLCSLFINSLLLSKETKSAEEIPDDVDMQEEKESDNSDEENAFTEKVQDAKHTDLGEDIFHQLSKSEEKELRKLRKVDYSWIATF; encoded by the exons gtaTATCTTCTGTGTCTCTGGAGACTTCGTTAAAGTTTACAGCACAGCCACAGAAGAGTGTGTCCACATTTTGCATGGCCATAGAAATCTGGTTACTGGAGTCCAGCTCAACCCCAACAACCATCTGCAG CTGTATTCTTGTTCTTTTGATGGCACAATTAAACTGTGGGACTACATAGATGGCATTTTAATAAAG ACTTTCATTGTTGGACATAAACTTTATGCTCTCTTTACTCTTGCCCGTGCTGAGGATTCTGTCTTTGTTACAATCAGTAAAGAAGAACCAG ATGTCTTTCAGCTGGTTTCAGTGAAATTGCCAAAATCATCGAGCCAAGAAGTAGAGGCCACCGAGCTTTCCTTTGTTTTGGATTATATAAACCAGTCACCCAAGTGTGTTGCCTTTGGAAATGAG GGAGAGTATGTTGCTGCAGTACGGGACTTTTActtgtctgtttattttttcaaaaagaaaacaacatcaAG GTTTACATTATCCTCATCAAGAAATAAGAAGAACGCTAAGAACAATTTTACATGTGTAGCGTGTCACCCAACAGAAGACTGCATAGCATCCGGGCACCTAGATGGCAAAATCCGTCTTTG GAGGAATTTTAATGATGATAagaaatacacatacacatgtttaCATTGGCACCATGATATCGTTATGGATTTGGCTTTTTCAGTGATGG GCACCAGTCTGCTGAGTGGCGGCCGTGAGTCTGTGCTTGTGGAGTGGCGTGATGCAACAGAGAAGAATAAAGAGTTTCTCCCTCGTCTAGGAGCTACCATTGAGCACATCTCAGTCTCACCTGCGGGGGATTTGTTTTGTACCTCTCACTCTGATAATA AGATGATGATTATTCACCGAAACCTTGAGGTATCTGCAGTAATTCAAGGCCTCGTGAAAG ATAGGAATATCTTTACTGGTTTGATGATTGATCCAAGGACTAAAGCCTTGGTTTTGAATGGAAAACCTGGCCACCTGCAGTTTTATTCTCTCCAGAGTGATAAGCAGTTATACAAT TTAGATATTATACAACAAGAATATATCAATGATTATGGTCTGATCCAAATCGAACTAACAAAAGCTGCATTTGACTACTCTGGTAACTGGCTTGCAACTGTGGAACAACGGCAAGAAAAGGAAGCAGAACTTGAATTACAAATGAAACTGTGGACATATAATAAGAAAACACAAGG GTTTGTCCTTAACACAAAGATTAATATGCCGCATGAAGACCACATCacagctctctgtttctgtaatacAGAGAAGTCAGACAACCCCACTTTGGTTACAGCTAGTAAGGATGGTCACTTCAAAGTATGGATATTAACAGATGATTCTGACATATACA AGAAAGCTGTTGGCTGGACCTGTGACTTTGTGGGTAGTTATCACAAATATCAGGCAACTAACTGTTGTTTCTGTGAAGATGGTTCTTTACTAGCAGTTAGTTTTGAAGAAATTGTCACAATATGGGATTCAGAAACATGGGAACTTAAATGTACGTTTTGCCAACGAGCTGGAAAGATAAG GCACCTTTGCTTTGGGAGACTGACATGTTCCAAGTACCTTCTCGGTACCACTGAAAGTGGCGTTCTTTGCTGTTGGAATCTGCTCAGTTGTGCAT TGGAGTGGAGTGCAAAATTAAATGTTAGCATTATGGAACCTGATCCTGAGTCAGAGAATATTGCTGCAGTCTCTCAGTCTTCAGTGGGTTCAGATT TGTTTGTATTTaaacctagtgagccaaggccATTGTATATTCAAAAGGATATCTCCAGAGAGGAAGTCCAGTGGGGGGTGTTTGTTCCACGAGATATCCCTGAGTCGTTCACCTCGGAAGCTTACCAGTGGCTCAACAGATCCCAGTTCTATTTCCTGACAAAATCACAG AGTTTATTGACATTTAGTACAAAGTCTCCAGAAGAGAAACTCACACCAACAAGCAAACAG CTGCTAGCAGAAGAAAGTCTTCCAACAACCccattttatttcatactgggaaagcacaggcaacaacagGATGAAAAATTCCATGAAAATTCAGAGAATGAACTGGTGCAACTACCCTTAACAGAAAACATACCCGCAGTTAACGAG CTTCTTCACACGCCAGCCCATGTGTTGCCATCTGCTTCTTTCCTGTGCTCCCTGTTCATAAATTCCTTGTTGCTGTCTAAAGAGACAAAGAG TGCTGAAGAAATTCCAGATGATGTAGATatgcaagaagaaaaagaaagtgacaaCTCTGATGAAGAAAATGCTTTTACTGAAAAGGTCCAAGACGCAAAGCACACAGATTTGGGAGAAGACATTTTCCATCAGTTGTcaaaatctgaagaaaaagaaCTGAGAAAACTCAGGAAGGTAGACTATAGCTGGATTGCTACCTTTTAG